From the genome of Papaver somniferum cultivar HN1 chromosome 2, ASM357369v1, whole genome shotgun sequence, one region includes:
- the LOC113346791 gene encoding O-fucosyltransferase 16-like gives MGVQRRRTHNQHHHSNHNRIQKLLKWIIPVISSVSAVVLLFLLLLSASSVPDDSNHNHHQRLLHQQLHRQFINTTATATSLNNNVMEEIISNVFRVPEGGGSSSHDLWGSKSAKFYYGCSNASDKFTKAEVNTQPNRYLMIATSGGLNQQRTGITDAVVAARILNATLVVPKLDQKSFWKDSSNFTEIFDVEWFIRSLSKDVKIIKQVPKKGGKVMTPYTMRVPRKCTVKCYLSRVLPVLLKKHVVQLTKFDYRLANKLDTDLQKLRCRVNYHALKFTDPIREMGKTLVRRMKERSRHFIALHLRFEPDMLAFSGCYYGGGDKERADLGAIRKRWKTLHISNPDKERRHGKCPLTPEEVGLMLRALGFGSDVHIYVASGEVYGGDATLGPLKALFPNYHSKETLASSEELSPFSSFSSRMAAVDFIVCDESDVFVTNNNGNMARILAGRRRYSGHKPTIRPNAKKHSSLFPDRESMTWEAFASKVRLNQKGFMGEPKEVKAGRGEFHENPSTCICEDSEAKERAKSGHSGLTKVGKGSNVGKDIVEPSDDLVSDDEPEWPDMDYGEKLSMPEGKELNVDYNLFFKPEDQPEFEEILSD, from the exons ATGGGTGTACAGAGGCGGAGAACACATAATCAGCATCATCATAGTAATCACAACCGAATACAAAAGCTATTAAAATGGATTATACCTGTAATTTCAAGTGTTTCAGctgttgttcttctttttctactTCTTCTTTCTGCTTCTTCTGTTCCTGATGattctaatcataatcatcatcaacggTTATTACATCAACAACTCCACCGTCAATTCATCAataccaccgccaccgccacctCG TTGAATAATAATGTAATGGAAGAGATAATAAGCAATGTGTTTCGAGTTCCG GAGGGTGGAGGGAGTTCAAGTCATGATCTATGGGGTTCTAAGTCAGCCAAATTTTACTATGGATGTAGCAATGCTAGTGATAAGTTTACAA AAGCTGAAGTGAACACCCAACCCAATAGATATTTGATGATTGCAACCAGTGGTGGGTTAAATCAACAAAGAACAGGG ATAACGGACGCTGTTGTCGCAGCCCGAATTCTGAATGCCACTCTTGTTGTTCCAAAGCTAGACCAGAAATCCTTTTGGAAGGATTCAAG CAACTTCACCGAGATCTTTGATGTTGAATGGTTCATAAGGTCCCTCTCAAAAGATGTGAAAATCATAAAGCAGGTTCCTAAAAAGGGAGGAAAGGTTATGACTCCATATACCATGCGAGTTCCAAGGAAGTGCACTGTAAAATGCTATCTTAGCCGCGTCTTACCTGTTCTCTTAAAGAAACAT GTTGTGCAGCTAACCAAGTTTGATTACAGGCTTGCAAATAAGTTGGACACCGATCTACAGAAATTGAGATGTAGAGTTAATTATCATGCTTTAAAATTTACTGATCCCATACGTGAGATGGGCAAGACATTGGTTCGGAGGATGAAGGAAAGAAGTAGGCATTTTATTGCCTTGCACCTCAG GTTTGAACCTGACATGCTTGCATTCTCTGGATGCTATTATGGTGGAGGAGATAAGGAAAGAGCAGATCTTGGTGCCATTCGGAAGAGGTGGAAAACCTTACAT ATAAGCAACCCAGACAAGGAACGTAGGCATGGGAAATGTCCCCTTACCCCAGAGGAGGTAGGTCTTATGCTCCGAGCTCTGGGATTCGGTAGTGATGTTCACATTTATGTGGCATCCGGAGAAGTATATGGAGGTGATGCGACATTGGGACCCCTCAAAGCTCTCTTTCCAAATTATCATTCAAAAGAAACGCTAGCCAGCAGCGAGGAGTTATCGCCTTTCTCCTCATTTTCGTCCCGAATGGCTGCTGTTGACTTCATTGTTTGTGATGAAAGTGATGTATTTGTAACTAACAACAATGGGAACATGGCTAGGATATTAGCTGGGCGGAG GAGATACTCTGGACACAAGCCTACAATTCGTCCAAATGCTAAGAAGCACTCTTCATTATTCCCGGATCGAGAGAGCATGACATGGGAAGCATTTGCATCTAAGGTTCGTTTAAATCAGAAAGGTTTCATGGGCGAGCCAAAGGAGGTAAAAGCCGGTAGAGGtgaatttcatgaaaatcctTCGACGTGTATATGTGAAGATTCAGAGGCCAAGGAAAGAGCGAAATCTGGTCACAGTGGTCTAACTAAAGTTGGGAAAGGCAGCAATGTAGGCAAAGATATTGTTGAGCCTAGTGATGATCTGGTCAGTGATGATGAGCCAGAGTGGCCTGATATGGATTATGGGGAGAAACTTAGCATGCCCGAAGGGAAGGAATTAAATGTGGATTACAATCTATTCTTTAAACCTGAAGACCAACCGGAATTTGAAGAGATATTGTCAGATTAA